One genomic segment of Streptomyces sp. TLI_146 includes these proteins:
- a CDS encoding cytochrome P450 has translation MPVDPGTPIPPTPLPAAAAAAPVPGVPAVPSLSLLGPEAASCRYGFYRTLRESYPLVRDDRLGAWLVSRYGDVSAALGDPGLVRPRRGLCCWPGEAWCTGPRREADDEAFGVLREVSERTAFVLARRLAQREVADLAEEFCHWLPVGTAATALGLSCAELARGSRAGGRRAGPAASLAVLCADRSALIGKALASLLANLLDRPDEWAAVRDAPGALTAAWRESLRRNPPVHVVLRRARGDVRVADGTVPAGAAVALLVGAAGRDPDRFAAPDRFDPRRAAPAQLAFGPPDCPAARVAELQAECAARALCEAMPELRWAEGFRPTETGLLTRAPRTLLVRPA, from the coding sequence ATGCCGGTCGACCCGGGCACACCGATACCGCCGACGCCGCTTCCGGCCGCAGCCGCAGCCGCCCCCGTGCCCGGCGTGCCCGCCGTCCCCTCCCTCTCGCTCCTCGGGCCCGAGGCGGCGAGTTGCCGCTACGGCTTCTATCGCACCCTGCGCGAGTCGTATCCCCTCGTGCGGGACGACCGGCTCGGGGCATGGCTGGTCAGCAGGTACGGGGATGTGTCGGCCGCGCTGGGTGACCCGGGGCTCGTCCGGCCCCGGCGCGGGCTGTGCTGCTGGCCCGGTGAGGCGTGGTGCACGGGGCCTCGCCGCGAAGCGGACGACGAGGCGTTCGGGGTGCTGCGGGAGGTGTCCGAACGGACCGCCTTCGTGCTCGCGCGGCGGCTGGCGCAGCGCGAAGTGGCCGACCTGGCAGAGGAGTTCTGCCACTGGCTGCCCGTGGGGACCGCCGCCACCGCACTGGGACTGTCGTGCGCGGAGCTGGCGCGCGGCAGCCGGGCCGGGGGCCGGCGGGCGGGCCCGGCCGCATCGCTGGCCGTGCTCTGCGCCGACCGGTCCGCCCTGATCGGCAAGGCGCTCGCCTCCCTTCTCGCCAACCTCCTTGATCGTCCGGACGAGTGGGCGGCCGTACGGGACGCGCCGGGCGCCCTCACCGCCGCCTGGCGCGAGTCCCTGCGGCGGAACCCGCCCGTCCATGTCGTGCTGAGACGGGCACGCGGGGACGTCCGCGTAGCCGACGGCACGGTCCCGGCGGGTGCTGCGGTCGCCCTGCTGGTCGGGGCCGCCGGCCGGGATCCTGATCGGTTCGCCGCCCCTGATCGGTTCGACCCGCGCCGGGCCGCTCCGGCCCAGCTCGCGTTCGGGCCCCCGGACTGCCCGGCCGCGCGCGTGGCCGAACTCCAGGCGGAGTGCGCGGCACGGGCCCTGTGCGAGGCCATGCCGGAGCTCCGGTGGGCCGAGGGCTTCCGGCCCACCGAGACCGGGCTGCTCACCCGGGCCCCGCGGACCCTTCTCGTACGACCCGCCTGA
- a CDS encoding SAV2148 family HEPN domain-containing protein: MSSGGLELPPGDTGHEGETGDIPPGAVSVARPVEIGAELDWGADAWSEVRTRAQRAGRAYIWLNLVEQRLRAVVAAVLRPIYEPVHGDDWVVAAAGPAGQEWVQRAVAVREVSRRKGYLLDPADDNVLSFLTLPQLRELMVQHWPCFEPYVDDRRDVELALDELEVARNVVSRNRALNEAVLAQAERASARLLDVLGGGAGAPAAHRLPIDAVEDLVGDRYADVVSVHSDRVRLQRQLPAEDLFSHARRLDAIGIGLNLLVQNYSGRRLVRLAESGCRVRLLFLNPASSAVKRRERELGLKKGELSRSVEMNILHMRRVRARLRDPGAFEIQVFDETPRFTAYLVDGDGTDGLAVVQSYLRRARGMEAPVLVLRGGARRDVVRPDQDAEHGLFETYREEFESVWADSRPVS, translated from the coding sequence GTGAGCTCGGGAGGGCTGGAGCTGCCCCCTGGTGACACGGGTCACGAGGGGGAGACCGGCGACATCCCGCCCGGCGCGGTGTCCGTGGCGCGTCCGGTGGAGATCGGGGCCGAACTGGACTGGGGCGCGGACGCCTGGAGCGAGGTGCGCACGCGCGCGCAGCGGGCCGGCCGGGCGTACATCTGGCTGAACCTGGTGGAACAGCGGCTGCGGGCCGTGGTGGCGGCCGTGCTGCGCCCCATCTACGAGCCGGTGCACGGCGACGACTGGGTGGTCGCGGCGGCGGGCCCGGCCGGGCAGGAGTGGGTGCAGCGGGCCGTCGCCGTACGGGAGGTCTCGCGCCGCAAGGGGTATCTGCTCGACCCCGCCGACGACAACGTCCTGAGCTTTCTCACCCTGCCGCAGCTGCGCGAGCTGATGGTGCAGCACTGGCCCTGCTTCGAGCCGTACGTGGACGACCGGCGCGACGTCGAACTCGCCCTGGACGAGCTGGAGGTCGCGCGGAACGTGGTCTCGCGCAACCGCGCGCTCAACGAGGCGGTCCTGGCCCAGGCCGAGCGTGCCTCGGCCCGGCTGCTCGACGTGCTGGGCGGCGGCGCGGGCGCGCCCGCCGCGCACCGGCTGCCCATCGACGCCGTCGAGGACCTGGTGGGCGACCGGTACGCGGACGTGGTCTCGGTCCACTCCGACCGGGTGCGGCTGCAGCGCCAGCTCCCCGCCGAGGACCTGTTCAGCCACGCCCGCCGGCTCGACGCGATAGGCATCGGCCTCAATCTGCTGGTCCAGAACTACTCGGGGCGCCGACTGGTGCGGCTCGCCGAGTCGGGCTGCCGGGTCCGGCTGCTCTTCCTCAACCCGGCGAGCAGCGCGGTCAAGCGGCGCGAGCGCGAACTGGGTCTGAAGAAGGGCGAGCTGAGCCGTTCGGTCGAGATGAACATCCTGCACATGCGGCGGGTGCGGGCCCGGCTGCGCGACCCCGGGGCCTTCGAGATCCAGGTGTTCGACGAGACCCCGCGCTTCACGGCGTATCTGGTCGACGGGGACGGCACCGACGGCCTCGCGGTCGTCCAGTCGTATCTGCGCCGGGCGCGCGGGATGGAGGCGCCGGTGCTGGTGTTGCGCGGGGGAGCGCGGCGGGATGTCGTGCGCCCCGACCAGGACGCCGAACACGGGCTTTTCGAGACATACCGTGAGGAATTCGAGTCGGTGTGGGCGGACTCGCGGCCCGTTTCCTGA
- the treY gene encoding malto-oligosyltrehalose synthase has protein sequence MTPTATYRLQLQPDFPFRAAERAVPYLASLGVSHLHLSPVLESVPGSTHGYDVVDHARVREELGGEDGLRRLARTARAAGLGLVLDIVPNHMAAAPRHNRQLWEVLREGPGSPYAAWFDIDWAAGGGKVLLPVLAGPIGDELDRLTVDRKEGVLAYGEAHEFPLRAGTEGLPLPELLDAQWYRIGWWRLARTELNYRRFFTISDLIGVRVEDEDVFAATHAKVLELVRDGVVDGLRVDHPDGLADPETYLRRLSAATGGAWTVVEKILARSEPLPSGWTVAGTTGYDALHRIDGLFTDPVGHRELLAHYQEFTGQDGGGGDRGGHWEPTARRAAYEVVTHDLAAEVDRLTRAAARLCARPPGLRDHAPWALRLALCELLVRMPVYRPYGTDAQEVLTPEMAGRARESFAVPEEASAVDAVRDLVLGQYGGSSEEDGRELRAFQARFAQTSSALRAKSLEDTAFYRYVALLSANEVGGDPGQPSVSPEEFHSFCKRIARDWPTTGTVLSTHDTKRSADVRARIAVLSECPGRWRALLGRLSGVPATDPQLAWTAWQTAVGLGGTGLTEERLGGALLKAAREAGLRTSWTEQDPVYERALTDFAASGPAGALAARIAEFSRGLASATRANVLGAALVHLTMPGVPDVYQGTESECLTLVDPDNRRPVDFPDTGPDSPPDEKGEVSVAALRLRRELPEAFGELSTYEPLIATGPAADHCLAFSRSGEVVTAVTRLSLRLAESGGWGPTELALPEGAWADVLGTGGSGPCGREFSGAVKLRDLFADRPVALLRRVVREGSAGPG, from the coding sequence ATGACACCGACTGCGACCTACCGGCTGCAGCTCCAGCCGGACTTCCCCTTCCGTGCCGCCGAGCGCGCCGTGCCGTATCTGGCCTCGCTCGGGGTGTCGCATCTGCATCTGTCGCCGGTCCTGGAGTCGGTGCCGGGGTCGACGCACGGCTACGACGTCGTCGACCACGCGCGCGTACGCGAGGAGCTCGGCGGCGAGGACGGGCTGCGGCGACTCGCCCGCACCGCGCGGGCGGCCGGGCTCGGCCTGGTGCTCGACATCGTCCCGAACCACATGGCGGCGGCGCCGCGCCACAACCGGCAGCTGTGGGAGGTGCTGCGCGAGGGCCCCGGCTCGCCGTACGCCGCGTGGTTCGACATCGACTGGGCGGCGGGCGGCGGCAAGGTGCTGCTGCCGGTCCTCGCCGGGCCGATCGGGGACGAGCTGGACCGGCTGACGGTGGACCGGAAAGAGGGGGTGTTGGCGTACGGGGAGGCGCACGAGTTCCCCTTGCGCGCCGGTACGGAGGGGCTGCCCCTGCCCGAGCTGCTGGATGCGCAGTGGTACCGGATCGGCTGGTGGCGCCTTGCCCGCACCGAGCTCAACTACCGTCGTTTCTTCACGATTTCGGATCTCATCGGCGTCCGGGTGGAGGACGAGGACGTCTTCGCCGCCACCCACGCCAAGGTGCTGGAGCTGGTCAGGGACGGGGTGGTGGACGGGCTGCGGGTGGACCACCCGGACGGCCTCGCCGACCCCGAAACGTATCTGCGGCGCCTGAGCGCGGCGACCGGGGGCGCCTGGACGGTGGTGGAGAAGATCCTCGCCCGCAGCGAGCCGCTGCCGTCCGGCTGGACGGTCGCGGGGACGACCGGCTACGACGCGCTCCACCGGATCGACGGCCTCTTCACCGATCCGGTCGGCCATCGGGAACTTCTGGCCCACTACCAGGAGTTCACAGGTCAGGACGGTGGCGGTGGTGACCGGGGCGGGCACTGGGAGCCGACCGCACGCCGCGCCGCGTACGAGGTGGTCACGCACGACCTGGCCGCCGAAGTGGACCGCCTGACGCGCGCGGCGGCACGGCTGTGCGCCCGCCCCCCGGGGCTGCGCGACCACGCGCCGTGGGCCCTGCGGCTCGCCCTGTGCGAGCTGCTGGTCCGGATGCCGGTGTACCGGCCGTACGGGACCGACGCGCAGGAGGTGCTGACTCCGGAGATGGCCGGCCGGGCGCGGGAGTCCTTCGCGGTACCGGAGGAGGCCTCGGCGGTCGACGCCGTACGGGATCTGGTGCTCGGACAGTACGGAGGGAGCTCCGAGGAGGACGGCCGCGAACTGCGCGCATTCCAGGCGCGTTTCGCGCAGACGTCATCAGCGTTGCGCGCCAAGTCGCTCGAAGACACGGCGTTTTATCGATATGTAGCCCTGCTGTCCGCCAACGAGGTGGGCGGCGATCCCGGGCAACCGTCGGTGAGCCCCGAGGAGTTCCACTCCTTCTGCAAGCGGATCGCCCGCGACTGGCCGACGACCGGGACCGTGCTGTCCACGCACGACACCAAGCGCAGTGCGGACGTACGGGCCCGGATCGCCGTGCTGTCCGAGTGCCCCGGGCGGTGGAGGGCCCTGCTCGGCCGGCTCTCCGGCGTGCCCGCGACCGATCCGCAGCTGGCCTGGACGGCCTGGCAGACGGCGGTCGGCCTCGGCGGCACCGGCCTCACCGAGGAGCGACTGGGCGGCGCCCTGCTGAAGGCCGCACGCGAGGCGGGGCTGCGCACGAGCTGGACCGAACAGGATCCGGTGTACGAGCGGGCGCTCACCGACTTCGCCGCGTCGGGCCCCGCCGGGGCGCTCGCCGCGCGGATCGCGGAGTTCTCCCGGGGCCTGGCCTCGGCCACGCGCGCGAACGTCCTGGGTGCCGCCCTGGTGCATCTGACGATGCCGGGCGTGCCGGATGTGTACCAGGGCACGGAGTCGGAGTGCCTGACGCTGGTCGACCCGGACAACCGGCGCCCGGTGGACTTCCCGGACACCGGCCCGGACTCGCCCCCGGACGAGAAGGGCGAGGTATCGGTGGCGGCTCTTCGGCTGAGGCGGGAACTTCCGGAGGCGTTCGGGGAGTTGAGTACATACGAGCCGCTGATCGCCACCGGGCCGGCCGCCGACCACTGCCTCGCGTTCTCCCGTTCCGGTGAGGTGGTGACAGCGGTGACCCGGCTCTCCCTGCGGCTGGCCGAGTCGGGCGGCTGGGGCCCGACGGAGCTGGCGCTGCCGGAGGGGGCGTGGGCCGACGTCCTGGGCACCGGCGGCTCCGGCCCTTGCGGCCGGGAGTTCAGTGGTGCGGTGAAGCTGCGCGATCTGTTCGCCGACCGTCCGGTCGCGCTGCTCAGGCGGGTCGTACGAGAAGGGTCCGCGGGGCCCGGGTGA
- a CDS encoding aminoglycoside phosphotransferase family protein gives MEALAGAPAELLAPAELLALGENAVFATGDLVVKVGRDATRHPELLARAEREVAIAGWLTECGVPAVRAAEPAPRLVDGHPVTLWHRLPAAVRPAGPRDLAELLRIVHSLPAPPFALPRRELLGGVERWLRLAGDAIDPADAAYLRARRDGFAEAAAALAPHLPPGPIHGDALPRNVHVGPDGPVLVDLETFSADFREHDLVVMALSRDRYGLPDEQYTAFTEAYGWDVREWDGCAVLRGARETASCAWVAQHAPVNPKALDEFRRRVASLRDGDPEVRWYPF, from the coding sequence GTGGAAGCCCTCGCCGGAGCGCCCGCCGAGCTGCTCGCGCCCGCCGAGCTGCTCGCTCTCGGCGAGAACGCCGTCTTCGCGACCGGCGACCTGGTGGTCAAGGTCGGCCGCGACGCCACCCGTCACCCCGAACTCCTGGCGCGCGCCGAGCGCGAGGTCGCCATCGCGGGCTGGCTCACGGAGTGCGGCGTCCCGGCGGTGCGGGCCGCCGAGCCCGCGCCCCGGCTGGTGGACGGCCACCCGGTGACGCTCTGGCACCGGCTGCCCGCCGCGGTCCGCCCCGCGGGCCCGCGCGACCTCGCCGAGCTGCTGCGTATCGTCCACTCCCTGCCCGCCCCGCCGTTCGCCCTGCCCCGCCGCGAGCTGCTCGGCGGCGTGGAGCGCTGGCTGCGGCTGGCCGGGGACGCGATCGACCCCGCCGACGCGGCCTATCTCCGCGCCCGCCGGGACGGCTTCGCCGAGGCGGCCGCCGCCCTCGCCCCTCACCTCCCGCCGGGCCCGATCCACGGCGACGCGCTGCCGCGCAACGTCCATGTCGGCCCCGACGGCCCGGTCCTGGTCGACCTGGAGACCTTCTCCGCCGACTTCCGGGAGCACGACCTGGTGGTCATGGCTCTCTCCCGGGACCGGTACGGGCTGCCGGACGAGCAGTACACCGCGTTCACCGAGGCGTACGGGTGGGACGTGCGGGAGTGGGACGGGTGCGCGGTGCTGCGCGGCGCCCGGGAGACGGCCAGCTGCGCCTGGGTCGCCCAGCACGCCCCGGTCAACCCCAAGGCGCTCGACGAGTTCCGCCGCCGGGTCGCCTCCCTGCGGGACGGGGATCCCGAGGTCCGCTGGTACCCGTTCTGA
- a CDS encoding carbohydrate ABC transporter permease translates to MTSVTATARTGRRSGGRSGKPPDHGAWFLVLPALIPILVLSVGPLLYGIALAFTDSQAGRTAPTQWTGLLNFRDLLHDTLFWESFRIGLLWAVGVTVPQFLLALGLALLLDQNLRFRWLARALAIIPWAMPEVVVGIMWRLVYNPDAGILNETIGDLGLGDGRGWLTGLGTALPAVIVVGVWAGLPQTTVALLAGLQNTPHELHEAAAIDGAGAWRRFRTVTWPALRPVALAITALNFIWNFNSFALVYVLTNGGPGGKTRLPMLFAYEEAFRYGQFGYAAAMGCVMVAVISVFLAFHLVARLGGGEDT, encoded by the coding sequence ATGACATCGGTCACCGCAACGGCGCGGACGGGGAGACGTTCCGGCGGGCGCTCCGGCAAACCCCCGGACCACGGGGCCTGGTTCCTGGTCCTGCCCGCGCTGATCCCGATCCTCGTCCTGAGCGTGGGGCCACTGCTCTACGGCATCGCCCTGGCCTTCACCGACTCCCAGGCGGGCCGCACCGCGCCCACCCAGTGGACCGGGCTGCTCAACTTCCGGGACCTGCTGCACGACACCCTGTTCTGGGAGTCGTTCAGGATCGGCCTCCTCTGGGCGGTCGGGGTCACCGTGCCCCAGTTCCTGCTGGCCCTCGGCCTCGCCCTGCTGCTCGACCAGAACCTCCGCTTCCGGTGGCTGGCGCGGGCGCTCGCGATCATCCCCTGGGCGATGCCGGAGGTCGTCGTCGGCATCATGTGGCGGCTCGTGTACAACCCGGACGCGGGCATCCTCAACGAGACGATCGGCGACCTGGGGCTCGGGGACGGCCGGGGCTGGCTGACCGGGCTCGGCACCGCGCTGCCCGCCGTGATCGTGGTCGGCGTCTGGGCGGGCCTGCCGCAGACGACGGTGGCCCTGCTCGCCGGGCTCCAGAACACCCCGCACGAGCTGCACGAGGCCGCCGCGATCGACGGCGCCGGCGCCTGGCGCCGCTTCCGTACGGTGACCTGGCCCGCGCTCAGGCCCGTGGCGCTGGCGATCACCGCGCTCAACTTCATCTGGAACTTCAACTCGTTCGCCCTGGTCTACGTGCTGACCAACGGCGGCCCCGGCGGCAAGACCCGGCTTCCCATGCTCTTCGCCTACGAAGAGGCCTTCCGGTACGGGCAGTTCGGGTACGCGGCGGCGATGGGGTGTGTGATGGTCGCGGTGATCTCGGTGTTCCTGGCGTTCCACCTGGTGGCGCGGCTCGGCGGGGGTGAGGACACGTGA
- a CDS encoding 3'-5' exonuclease, giving the protein MGWHREPLVGFDLETTGTDPLEARIVTAAVVGVRGDEAVRQRNWLADPGIRIPAQASAIHGISNERAASEGRPVREVADEIAETITGYWARGVPVVAYNAAFDLTLLAAELHRHGLPSLTDRLGGAAPGPVVDPYTIDRAVDRYRKGKRTLEAVCVEYGVVLDGAHEAGADALAAVRVAVAIADRHPQVARLLPAELHEQQIEWYAAWAADFQRFLRRKGTPDAIVDPAWPVRELVPAQG; this is encoded by the coding sequence ATGGGGTGGCACCGCGAACCGCTGGTCGGATTCGACCTGGAGACGACCGGCACGGACCCGCTGGAGGCACGGATCGTGACGGCCGCGGTCGTCGGGGTCCGGGGCGATGAGGCGGTCCGGCAGCGGAACTGGCTGGCGGACCCGGGCATCCGGATCCCCGCGCAGGCCTCGGCGATCCACGGCATCAGCAACGAGCGGGCGGCGTCGGAGGGCCGCCCGGTGCGCGAGGTCGCCGACGAGATAGCGGAGACGATCACGGGTTACTGGGCGCGGGGCGTGCCGGTCGTGGCCTACAACGCGGCCTTCGACCTGACGCTCCTGGCGGCCGAGCTGCACCGGCACGGACTGCCGTCGCTCACCGACCGGCTGGGGGGCGCGGCCCCGGGCCCGGTCGTCGACCCGTACACGATCGACCGTGCGGTCGACCGCTACCGCAAGGGCAAGCGGACGCTGGAGGCGGTGTGCGTGGAGTACGGAGTGGTGCTCGACGGCGCCCATGAGGCGGGCGCGGACGCGCTGGCCGCGGTCCGGGTGGCCGTGGCGATAGCCGACCGCCATCCGCAGGTCGCCCGGCTGCTCCCGGCGGAGCTGCACGAGCAGCAGATCGAGTGGTACGCCGCGTGGGCCGCCGACTTCCAGCGCTTCCTGCGCAGGAAGGGCACACCGGACGCGATAGTCGACCCGGCCTGGCCGGTACGGGAACTGGTCCCGGCCCAGGGCTGA
- the glgX gene encoding glycogen debranching protein GlgX, protein MQVWPGQAYPLGATYDGAGTNFAVFSEAARRIELCLLHDDGSETAVELRESDAFVRHAYLPGVMPGQRYGFRVHGPYEPQNGHRCNSAKLLLDPYARAISGSIDWGEAVYGYYFDRPDARNDMDSAPHTMTSVVVNPYFDWGDDRPPRTEYHRTVLYEAHVKGLTMLHPELPPEMRGTYAALAHPAVIGHLTELGVTALELMPVHQFVNDHRLADEGMSNYWGYNTIGFFAPHNTYASWGDRGQQVLEFKQAVRALHEAGIEVILDVVYNHTAEGNHLGPTLSFRGLDNAQYYRLADDPRYYEDTTGTGNSLLMRSPHVLQLIMDSLRYWVTEMHVDGFRFDLAATLARQFHDVDRLSSFFDLVQQDPVVSQVKLIAEPWDVGEGGYQVGNFPPMWTEWNGKYRDTVRDLWRGEPRTLAEFAGRLTGSSDLYQDDGRRPLASINFHTCHDGFTLNDLVSYNQKHNEANKEGNRDGESHNRSWNCGVEGDTEDAGVIELRERQMRNFIATLMLSQGVPMLSHGDEFARTQHGNNNAYCQDSELSWVKWPEPGSDPEGTLLAFTRTMVWLRRDHPVFRRRRFFHGRPVEGTHDELSDIAWFTPEGEEMTQQDWQSASAKALTVFLNGNAISEPGPRGERISDDSFLLMFNASAETIDFLVPVNHGRQWQVVVDTGRREGVPPGEGAKVTAGERVTLVGRSLTVLRRPA, encoded by the coding sequence ATGCAGGTGTGGCCGGGACAGGCGTACCCGCTCGGCGCCACGTACGACGGCGCCGGGACCAATTTCGCGGTCTTCTCGGAGGCCGCCCGCCGGATCGAGTTGTGCCTCCTGCACGACGACGGGTCGGAGACGGCGGTGGAGCTGCGCGAGAGTGACGCGTTCGTGCGCCACGCCTATCTGCCCGGAGTAATGCCCGGGCAGCGCTACGGCTTCCGTGTGCACGGCCCGTACGAGCCGCAGAACGGCCACCGCTGCAACTCGGCGAAGCTGCTCCTCGACCCCTACGCGCGCGCCATCAGCGGAAGCATCGACTGGGGCGAGGCGGTGTACGGCTACTACTTCGACCGCCCCGACGCCCGCAACGACATGGACTCGGCACCGCACACCATGACATCGGTGGTGGTCAACCCGTACTTCGACTGGGGCGACGACCGCCCGCCGCGCACCGAGTACCACCGCACGGTGCTCTACGAGGCCCATGTGAAGGGCCTGACGATGCTCCATCCGGAGCTGCCCCCGGAGATGCGCGGCACCTACGCGGCGCTGGCGCACCCCGCGGTCATCGGCCATCTGACGGAACTGGGGGTCACCGCTCTGGAGTTGATGCCGGTGCACCAGTTCGTCAACGACCACCGGCTCGCGGACGAGGGGATGTCCAACTACTGGGGTTACAACACGATCGGATTCTTCGCCCCGCACAACACGTACGCCTCCTGGGGCGACCGGGGGCAGCAGGTCCTGGAGTTCAAGCAGGCGGTACGGGCGCTGCACGAGGCCGGGATCGAGGTCATCCTGGACGTGGTCTACAACCACACGGCCGAGGGCAACCACCTGGGCCCCACGCTCTCCTTCCGCGGCCTGGACAACGCGCAGTACTACCGGCTCGCCGACGACCCGCGCTACTACGAGGACACCACCGGCACCGGGAACTCGCTCCTGATGCGCTCGCCGCACGTCCTCCAGCTGATCATGGACTCGCTGCGGTACTGGGTGACCGAGATGCACGTGGACGGCTTCCGCTTCGACCTCGCGGCGACGCTGGCCCGGCAGTTCCACGACGTGGACCGCCTGTCGTCGTTCTTCGACCTGGTGCAGCAGGACCCGGTGGTGAGCCAGGTCAAGCTGATCGCGGAGCCCTGGGACGTCGGCGAGGGCGGCTATCAGGTGGGCAACTTCCCACCCATGTGGACCGAGTGGAACGGCAAGTACCGCGACACCGTGCGCGACCTGTGGCGGGGCGAGCCGCGCACGCTCGCCGAGTTCGCCGGCCGCCTCACCGGCTCGTCCGACCTCTACCAGGACGACGGACGGCGGCCGCTGGCCTCCATCAACTTCCACACCTGCCACGACGGCTTCACCCTCAACGACCTCGTCTCGTACAACCAGAAGCACAACGAGGCCAACAAGGAGGGCAACCGGGACGGCGAGAGCCACAACCGGTCCTGGAACTGCGGCGTGGAGGGCGACACCGAGGACGCGGGCGTGATCGAGCTGCGCGAGCGCCAGATGCGCAACTTCATCGCCACCCTGATGCTGTCGCAGGGCGTGCCGATGCTCAGCCACGGCGACGAGTTCGCCCGCACCCAGCACGGCAACAACAACGCCTACTGCCAGGACAGCGAGCTGAGCTGGGTGAAGTGGCCCGAGCCGGGCAGCGACCCGGAGGGGACGCTGCTCGCGTTCACCCGGACGATGGTGTGGCTCAGGCGCGACCACCCGGTTTTCCGGCGCCGCCGCTTCTTCCACGGCCGGCCCGTGGAGGGGACCCACGACGAGCTGTCGGACATCGCCTGGTTCACCCCTGAGGGTGAAGAGATGACCCAGCAGGACTGGCAGTCGGCGAGCGCCAAGGCGTTGACGGTCTTCCTCAACGGCAACGCGATCTCGGAGCCCGGCCCGCGCGGCGAGCGCATCTCCGACGACTCGTTCCTGCTGATGTTCAACGCGAGCGCGGAGACCATCGACTTCCTGGTGCCGGTCAACCACGGCCGGCAGTGGCAGGTGGTGGTCGACACGGGCCGACGCGAGGGGGTGCCGCCGGGCGAGGGCGCCAAGGTGACGGCGGGCGAACGGGTCACTCTCGTGGGGCGGAGTCTGACGGTGCTGCGACGTCCGGCCTGA
- a CDS encoding LysR family transcriptional regulator yields MSLRQMEYFVAVVEESSFTRAAELLHVTQPALSHQIKALEKSVGGDLLERLPRGVRLTPMGRAFLPHAQLAVRSAARAQRAARASAGARGGELHIAAVHSVAVGVLPDVFARWRRDHPGVGLVLHEYASTEALEEELERGTADLAVGPRPRRWDGPVIEVGDEEIALIVPFDDPLAGRSSVRLEELADHDWVRCAMEPLVDGVPFLDLVCGRAGFAPRTALRTEHTSTAVRMAAAGVGVVAAPSHVVRGGIGEDCVVLPVDPPWKRALAVFSRVELTGAAAAFAELLRGSAPYGGKGVSPVRPNADRDCEAAVVR; encoded by the coding sequence GCTGCTGCACGTCACCCAGCCCGCCCTCTCGCACCAGATCAAGGCGCTGGAGAAGTCCGTCGGCGGCGATCTGCTGGAACGGCTGCCGCGCGGCGTGCGGCTCACCCCCATGGGCCGCGCCTTCCTGCCCCACGCCCAGCTCGCCGTGCGCAGCGCCGCACGCGCCCAGCGGGCGGCCCGGGCTTCGGCGGGGGCGCGGGGCGGCGAACTGCACATCGCGGCCGTGCACTCGGTGGCCGTCGGGGTGCTCCCCGACGTCTTCGCGCGCTGGCGCCGCGACCACCCAGGCGTCGGCCTCGTCCTGCACGAGTACGCCTCCACCGAGGCGCTGGAGGAAGAGCTCGAACGCGGCACGGCCGACCTCGCCGTGGGCCCCCGGCCGCGCCGCTGGGACGGGCCGGTGATCGAGGTCGGGGACGAGGAGATCGCCCTCATCGTCCCCTTCGACGACCCGCTCGCCGGGCGGTCGAGCGTGCGGCTGGAAGAGCTGGCGGACCACGACTGGGTGCGGTGTGCGATGGAGCCGCTGGTCGACGGGGTGCCGTTCCTCGACCTGGTCTGCGGCCGGGCGGGCTTCGCGCCCCGCACCGCCCTGCGCACCGAGCACACCTCCACGGCGGTCCGGATGGCCGCGGCCGGGGTCGGCGTCGTGGCCGCCCCCTCGCACGTGGTCCGGGGCGGGATCGGCGAGGACTGTGTGGTGCTGCCCGTCGACCCGCCGTGGAAGCGGGCCCTCGCGGTCTTCTCCCGCGTGGAGCTGACCGGCGCGGCGGCCGCCTTCGCCGAGCTGCTGCGCGGGTCCGCGCCGTATGGGGGCAAGGGTGTGTCACCCGTACGGCCGAACGCCGATCGCGACTGCGAGGCGGCGGTGGTCCGCTGA